The following coding sequences are from one Canis lupus baileyi chromosome 19, mCanLup2.hap1, whole genome shotgun sequence window:
- the DOCK6 gene encoding dedicator of cytokinesis protein 6 isoform X2: MKTVAAEVRKQVSRERSGSPHSSRRSSTSLGVPLTEVVEPLDFEDVLLSRPPDAEPGPLRDLAEFPVDDLELLLQPRESRTTEPGIPEDGKLDAQVRAAVEMYTEDWIIAHRRYQHLSAAYSPITTETQRERQKGLTRQIFEQDVSGDERSGPEDSDDPRHSSGSPDDTPRSSGASGIFDLRNLAADSLLPSLLERTAPEDGDRRNEALRRQHRPRALLALYPAPDEDDAVERCSRPEPPREHFGQRILVKCLSLKFEIEIEPIFGILALYDVREKKKISENFYFDLNSDSMKGLLRAHGTHPAISTLARSAIFSVTYPSPDIFLVIKLEKVLQQGDISECCEPYMVMKEVDTAKNKEKLEKLRLAAEQFCTRLGRYRMPFAWTAVHLANIVSSAGQPDRDSSDSEGERRPAWTDRRRRGPQDRTSSGDDTCSFSGFRPATLTVTNFFKQEAERLSDEDLFKFLADMRRPSSLLRRLRPVTAQLKIDISPAPENPHFCLSPELLHVKPYPDPRGRPTKEILEFPAREVYAPHTSYRNLLYVYPHCLNFSSRQGSVRNLTVRVQYMAGEDPSQALPVIFGKSSCSEFTREAFTPVVYHNKSPEFYEEFKLRLPACVTENHHLLFTFYHVSCQPRPGTALETPVGFTWIPLLQHGRLRTGPFCLPVSVDQLPPSYSVLTPDVALPGMRWVDGHKGVFSVELTAVSSVHPQDPHLDKFFTLVHVLEEGAFPFRLKDTVLSEGTVEQELRASLAALRLASPEPLVAFSHHVLDKLVRLVVRPPIIGGQIVNLGRGAFEAMAHVVSLVHRSLEAAQDSRGHCPLLAAYVHYAFRLPGTEPTFPSGSPPVAVQPATLARGPGRPASLYLARSKSISSSNPDLAVAPGSVDDEVSRILASKGIDRSHSWVNSAYAPGGSKAVLRRAPPYCGADPRQAIDCSSSRISSYLEGSSLAPPANQPRPTVQKLLHEELALQWVVSSSAVREAVLQHAWFFFQLMVKSMALHLLLGQRLDTPRKLRFPGRFLDDIMALVSSVGLEVITRVYKDAELAERLNASLAFFLSDLLSLVDRGFVFNLVRIHYKQVATRLQSAPNPTLLLTLRMDFTRILCSHEHYVTLNLPCCPLSPPASPSPSVSSTTSQSSTFSSQAPDPKVTSMFELSGPFRQQHFLAGLLLTELALALEPEAEGASLLHKKAISAVHSLLCGHDADPRYAEATVKARVAELYLPLLSLARDTLPRLHDFAEGPGQRSRLASMLDSDTEGEGDIGGTINPSVAMAIAGGPLAPGSRSSISQGPVAASRSGCPLSAESSRTLLVCVLWVLKNAEPALLQRWAADLALPQLGRLLDLLYLCLAAFEYKGRKAFERINSLTFKKSLDMKARLEEAILGTIGARQEMVRRSRERSPFGNQENVRWRKSITHWRQTSDRVDKTKDEMEHEALVDGNLATEASLVVLDTLEIIVQTVMLSEARESILGAVLKVVLYSLGSAQSALFLQHGLATQRALVSKFPELLFEEDTELCADLCLRLLRHCGSRISTIRMHASASLYLLMRQNFEIGNNFARVKMQVTMSLSSLVGTTQSFSEEHLRRSLKTILTYAEEDVGLRDSTFAEQVQDLMFNLHMILTDTVKMKEHQEDPEMLIDLMYRIARGYQGSPDLRLTWLQNMAGKHAELGNHAEAAQCMVHAAALVAEYLALLEDSRYLPVGCVSFQNISSNVLEESAISDDILSPDEEGFCSGKHFTELGLVGLLEQAAAYFTMGGLYEAVNEVYKTLIPILEAHRDYKKLAAVHGKLQEAFTKIMHQSSGWERVFGTYFRVGFYGARFGDLDEQEFVYKEPSITKLAEISHRLEEFYTERFGEDVVEIVKDSNPVDKTKLDPQKAYIQITYVEPHFDTYELKDRVTYFDRNYGLRTFLFCTPFTPDGRAHGELPEQHKRKTLLSTDHAFPYIKTRIRVCHREETVLTPVEVAIEDMQKKTRELAFATEQDPPDAKMLQMVLQGSVGPTVNQGPLEVAQVFLAEIPEDPKLFRHHNKLRLCFKDFCKKCEDALRKNKALIGPDQKEYHRELERNYCRLREALQPLLTQRLPQLLAPTTAGLRNSLNRASFRKADL; the protein is encoded by the exons ATGAA GACGGTGGCTGCCGAGGTGCGGAAGCAGGTGTCCCGGGAACGCAGTGGCTCTCCCCACTCCAGCCGACGCAGCAGCACCTCCCTGGGG GTCCCACTGACTGAGGTCGTTGAGCCCTTGGACTTCGAAGATGTGCTCCTGAGCCGGCCACCAGACGCTGAGCCCGGGCCCCTCCGGGACCTGGCTGAGTTTCCCGTTGATGACCTGGAGCTCCTGCTACAGCCCCGGGAATCCCGGACCACAGAGCCCGGGATCCCCGAGGATGG AAAGCtggatgcccaggtgagggccgCAGTGGAGATGTACACAGAGGATTGGATCATCGCCCACAGGAG GTACCAGCATCTGAGTGCGGCGTACAGCCCCATCACCACGGAGACGCAGCGAGAGCGGCAGAAGGGCCTCACCCGGCAGATCTTTGAGCAGGATGTTTCTGGGGATGAGAGGTCCGGCCCAGAGGACTCG GACGACCCCCGGCACTCCTCGGGCTCCCCAGATGACACCCCACGAAGCAGCGGCGCCTCTGGCATCTTTGACCTGAGGAACTTGGCAGCTGACTCCTTGCTGCCCTCATTGCTGGAGCGCACAGCCCCTGAGGATGGGGACCGGCGGAATGAGGCCCTGCGGCGGCAGCACCGGCCCCGCGCCCTGCTGGCCCTCTACCCGGCACCTGATGAG GATGACGCTGTGGAACGCTGCAGCCGCCCCGAGCCACCTCGTGAACACTTTGGACAGAGGATCCTGGTCAAGTGTCTGTCACTGAA GTTTGAGATCGAAATTGAACCCATCTTTGGCATCTTGGCCCTGTATGATGTGCGGGAGAAGAAAAAG ATCTCAGAAAACTTCTACTTTGACCTGAACTCGGACTCCATGAAGGGGCTACTGCGGGCCCATGGCACCCACCCTGCCATCTCCACCCTGGCCCGCTCTGCCATCTTCTCCGTGACATACCCCTCACCTGACATCTTCCTGGTCATCAAG CTGGAGAAAGTGTTGCAGCAAGGGGACATCAGCGAGTGCTGCGAGCCCTACATGGTGATGAAGGAGGTGGACACGGCCAAG AACAAAGAGAAGCTGGAGAAGCTGCGCCTGGCGGCCGAGCAGTTCTGCACCCGCCTGGGCCGCTACCGCATGCCCTTCGCCTGGACGGCGGTGCACCTGGCCAACATCGTGAGCAGCGCTGGGCAGCCCGACCGCGACTCCTCGGACTCCGAGGGGG AGCGCCGACCTGCCTGGACTGACCGCCGCCGTCGCGGGCCCCAGGATCGGACAAGTAGTGGGGATGACACCTGCAGCTTCTCTGGATTCCGCCCAGCCACGCTAACCGTCACCAACTTCTTTAAGCAG GAGGCCGAGCGGCTCAGTGATGAGGACCTCTTCAAGTTCCTGGCTGACATGCGGCGCCCGTCTTCTCTCCTGCGGCGCCTGCGGCCAGTGACTG CCCAGCTCAAGATCGACATTTCCCCCGCCCCTGAGAACCCACACTTCTGCCTCTCCCCGGAGCTGCTTCATGTCAAGCCCTACCCAGACCCCAGGGGCCGGCCCACCAAGGAGATCCTGGAGTTCCCTGCCCGTGAGGTCTATGCCCCTCACACCAGCTACAG GAACCTGCTGTACGTCTACCCACACTGCCTTAACTTCAGTAGCCGCCAGGGCTCCGTGCGCAACCTCACCGTGCGAGTGCAGTACATGGCCGGCGAGGACCCCAGCCAGGCCCTGCCG GTCATCTTTGGCAAATCCAGCTGCAGTGAATTCACGCGGGAGGCCTTCACACCGGTGGTCTACCACAACAA GTCCCCAGAGTTCTACGAGGAGTTCAAGCTGCGTCTTCCGGCCTGTGTGACCGAGAACCACCACCTGCTGTTCACCTTCTACCATGTGAGCTGCCAGCCCCGGCCAGGCACAGCGCTGGAGACTCCCGTGGGCTTTACT tGGATCCCACTGCTGCAGCATGGCCGCCTGAGGACCGGCCccttctgcctccctgtgtcCGTGGACCAGCTCCCGCCCAGCTACTCTGTGCTCACACCGGAC GTGGCGCTGCCGGGCATGCGCTGGGTGGACGGCCACAAGGGCGTGTTCAGCGTGGAGCTCACTGCTGTGTCCTCTGTGCACCCCCAG GACCCTCATCTGGACAAGTTCTTCACCCTGGTGCATGTCCTGGAGGAGGGGGCCTTCCCATTCCGCCTCAAGGACACCGTGCTGAGTGAGGGTACCGTGGAGCAGGAGCTGCGGGCCAGCCTAGCAGCCCTGCGCCTCGCCAGCCCCGAGCCACTTGTTGCCTTCTCCCACCACGTGCTGGACAAGCTCGTACGTCTAGTTGTGCGGCCTCCAATCATTGGCGGCCAGATTG TGAACTTAGGTCGTGGGGCCTTTGAAGCAATGGCCCATGTAGTCAGCCTTGTCCACCGGAGTCTGGAGGCTGCCCAGGACTCTCGTGGTCACTGCCCGCTGCTGGCTGCCTATGTCCACTATGCCTTCCGACTGCCTGGCACTGAGCCCACCTTCCCAAGTG GGTCCCCTCCGGTGGCGGTACAGCCGGCCACGCTGGCCCGTGGCCCTGGCCGCCCTGCAAGCCTCTACCTGGCCCGCTCTAAGAGCATCAGCAGCAGCAACCCCGACCTGGCcgtggccccgggctctgtggacGACGAGGTCTCCCGCATCCTGGCCAGCAAG GGTATCGACCGCTCACACTCCTGGGTGAATTCTGCTTATGCTCCAGGAGGCAGCAAGGCTGTGCTGCGACGGGCACCCCCTTATTGCGGGGCCGACCCCAGACAG GCCATCGATTGCAGCTCTAGCCGAATTTCTTCCTACCTCGAGGGCTCCTCCTTGGCCCCACCAGCCAACCAGCCGAGACCCACTGTGCAGAAG CTGCTGCACGAGGAGCTGGCTCTGCAGTGGGTGGTCAGTAGCAGCGCCGTGCGGGAGGCCGTCCTGCAGCACGCCTGGTTCTTCTTTCAGCTCATG GTGAAAAGCATGGCGCTGCACCTGCTTCTGGGCCAGCGACTGGACACACCCCGTAAGCTTCGTTTCCCTGGCCGCTTCTTGGATGACATCATGGCCCTTGTGAGCTCCGTGGGCCTGGAGGTCATCACCCGGGTATACAAG GACGCAGAGCTGGCCGAGCGCCTCAACGCCAGCCTAGCCTTCTTCCTCAGCGATCTGCTGTCCCTGGTGGACCGTGGCTTCGTCTTCAACCTGGTCCGGATCCACTACAAGCAG GTAGCCACGCGGCTGCAGTCGGCCCCCAACCCAACATTGCTGCTGACCCTTCGCATGGACTTCACCCGCATCCTGTGCAGCCACGAGCATTACGTGACCCTCAACCTCCCCTGCTGTCCCCTGTCGCCCCCGGCCTCACCGTCACCCTCTGTATCCTCCACCACTTCCCAG AGCTCCACCTTCTCCAGCCAGGCCCCGGACCCCAAGGTAACCAGCATGTTCGAGCTGAGTGGGCCATTCCGGCAGCAGCACTTCCTGGCTGGGCTCCTGCTGACAGAATTGGCACTGGCCCTGGAACCAGAGGCTGAGGG GGCATCCCTGCTGCACAAGAAAGCCATCAGCGCTGTCCACAGTCTGCTCTGTGGCCATGATGCTGACCCCCGCTACGCCGAGGCTACTGTGAAGGCCCGTGTGGCTGAGCTGTACCTGCCACTACTGTCACTTGCGCGGGACACACTGCCACGCCTGCATGACTTTGCTG aggGCCCAGGTCAACGGTCAAGACTGGCCTCGATGCTTGACTCAGACACAGAAGGGGAAGGGGACATCGGAGGAACCATCAACCCCTCAGTGGCCATGGCCATTGCTGGTGGCCCCCTAGCCCCTGGCTCCCGGTCCAGCATCTCCCAGGGCCCAGTGGCA GCTTCCCGCTCAGGCTGCCCCCTCTCTGCCGAGTCCAGCCGGACCTTACTGGTGTGTGTGCTGTGGGTCCTGAAGAATGCGGAGCCAGCCCTCCTGCAGCGCTGGGCTGCCGACCTTGCCCTCCCTCAGCTGGGTCGTCTCTTGGACTTGCTCTACCTTTGCCTGGCTGCCTTTGAGTACAAG GGGAGAAAGGCCTTTGAGCGCATTAACAGCCTCACGTTCAAGAAGTCACTGGACATGAAGGCCCGTCTGGAGGAAGCCATCTTGGGCACCATTGGAGCACGACAGGAAATGGTCCGACGGAGTCGTG AGAGGAGCCCATTTGGGAACCAGGAGAATGTACGCTGGCGGAAGAGCATCACACACTGGAGACAGACCTCGGACCGTGTGGACAA GACCAAGGATGAAATGGAACATGAGGCCTTGGTGGACGGGAACCTGGCAACTGAGGCCAGCCTGGTGGTTCTAGACACACTGGAGATCATCGTGCAG ACAGTGATGCTGTCAGAGGCCCGGGAGAGCATCTTAGGAGCAGTGCTAAAGGTTGTACTGTACAGCCTGGGCAGTGCCCAGAGTGCCCTCTTCCTACAACACGGCTTGGCCACACAGCGAGCCCTGGTGTCCAAG TTCCCAGAGCTGCTGTTCGAGGAGGACACCGAGCTCTGTGCTGACCTCTGCTTGAGGCTCCTGCGACACTGCGGCAGCCGCATCAGCACCATCCGCATGCACGCCAGCGCCTCGCTCTACCTCCTCATGCGCCAGAATTTCGAGATCGGCAAC AACTTCGCCCGCGTGAAGATGCAAGTGACCATGTCCCTCTCATCCCTGGTGGGGACAACGCAGAGCTTCAGTGAGGAGCATCTGAGACGATCACTCAAGACCATCCTCACTTACGCTGAGGAGGACGTGGGACTGCGGGACAGCACCTTCGCCGAGCAG GTCCAGGACCTGATGTTCAACCTGCACATGATCCTGACGGACACGGTGAAGATGAAGGAGCATCAGGAGGATCCTGAGATGCTCATTGATCTCATGTACAG GATCGCCCGCGGCTACCAGGGCTCCCCTGACCTGCGACTCACGTGGTTGCAGAACATGGCGGGGAAGCACGCAGAGCTGGGCAACCACGCGGAGGCCGCCCAGTGCATGGTGCACGCTGCCGCCCTGGTGGCTGAGTACCTCGCCCTGCTGGAGGACAGTCGCTACCTGCCGGTGGGCTGTGTTTCCTTCCAG AACATCTCATCCAACGTGCTGGAGGAGTCTGCCATCTCCGACGACATCCTGTCGCCCGACGAGGAGGGCTTCTGTTCCGGGAAGCACTTCACGGAGCTGGGGCTGGTGGGGCTGCTGGAGCAGGCGGCTGCCTACTTCACCATG ggcggGCTCTACGAGGCAGTGAACGAGGTCTACAAGACCCTCATCCCCATCCTGGAAGCCCACCGAGACTACAAGAAGCTGGCTGCTGTGCATGGCAAACTGCAGGAGGCCTTCACCAAGATCATGCACCAG AGCTCTGGCTGGGAG CGCGTGTTTGGGACGTACTTCCGCGTGGGCTTCTATGGTGCCCGCTTTGGCGACCTGGATGAGCAGGAGTTTGTGTATAAGGAGCCATCCATCACAAAGCTGGCTGAGATTTCACACCGGCTGGAG GAGTTCTACACGGAGAGGTTTGGGGAGGACGTGGTCGAGATTGTCAAAGATTCGAACCCTGTGGACAAGACCAAGCTCGACCCACAGAAG GCCTACATCCAGATCACTTACGTGGAACCGCACTTCGATACGTATGAGCTCAAGGACCGGGTGACCTACTTCGACCGCAATTATGGGCTGCGCACCTTCTTGTTCTGCACGCCCTTCACACCTGATGGGCGTGCACACGGGGAGCTCCCAGAGCAGCACAAGCGCAAGACGCTGCTCAGCACAGACCACGCCTTCCCCTACATCAAGACTCGAATCCGCGTGTGCCACcgggaggag ACAGTGCTGACACCAGTGGAAGTGGCCATTGAGGACATGCAGAAGAAGACAAGGGAGCTGGCTTTCGCCACTGAGCAGGACCCACCCGACGCCAAGATGCTGCAGATGGTGCTGCAGGGCTCTGTGGGGCCCACGGTGAACCAG GGTCCCCTGGAGGTGGCCCAGGTTTTTTTGGCAGAGATCCCAGAAGACCCCAAACTCTTCAGGCATCATAACAAGCTGCGGCTCTGTTTCAAGGACTTCTGCAAGAA GTGTGAGGATGCCCTGCGGAAGAACAAGGCCCTGATAGGACCAGACCAGAAGGAGTACCACCGTGAGCTGGAGCGGAACTACTGCCGCCTGCGGGAGGCTCTGCAGCCCCTGCTTACCCAGCGCCTGCCCCAGCTGCTGGCACCTACCACAGCAGGCCTCAG GAACTCCTTAAACAGAGCAAGTTTCCGGAAGGCCGACCTCTGA